AATAACGGGTTTAGTCCAGTTACCCCGCAATGCCCACGGCACTATGGCGAGCCCTCCCACGAAATTGCTAAAAGCCATTGATGTCCAAAGCCCCAAAGTACCTATCTCAAGTACGAATGCTAATAGGTATCCAAGCCCTATTCTAAGGCCCCAAAGCCTGATTACGCCTATTATGGTCGGGTACAGTGTGTGCCCCGAACCCCTACCGATAGACATTCCTATGAAAAACACCGCAAAGAAGGCCAGCGTCGGCGCGAAGTATTGAACAAATAGATCTGCTTCTCGCGCGATCTCGGGCACATCCGTAAAAAACCCTATGAACAGGCTCCTGAACACCAATATTACCGCGGAGCCGGTGAACGTGCAGGTACCGATGTATAGCATCGCCGTCTTGACCACTTTCCTCGCTCTTTCCTCTAAGTGAGCTCCGAGAGCCTGACCAACCATCGTTGCAACCGACGATGTAAAACCCCAGAGAGCCGCGTCTGCTAAATCCATTAGTACAAAGCCTATGGCTGCCGCGGCTGTCACGTAAGCTCCAAAAGAATTAATTAGCCTATTTTGAAGCATAAACGCCATGCTGTTACTCATCATCATTAAGGCCACGGGCGCTCCTATTTTAACACTCCTGATCAACCACTCCCTTTCAATATTGAGCGTAAGTCTAGTCTTCAAGAACGGGTACCTTTTAAACAGCGCTCTCAGAACGATCAAGAAGCCGGTGAACCTGGAGAGCACTGTTGCCCACGCCGCTCCTGCAACGCCCATTTCGGGTACGAGGACATCATCACCATACCTAACACCGAAGATGAATAGGGGATCTAGGACGATGTTTATCAGTGACGATACTATTCCCGCTCTAGATGGAGTTCTCGTGTCACCCATTGCTTGAAAGATCGTACTGTAGCACAGGTAAAGGCCTGACAAAAACAAGTCCAGCGAGATTATGCTTGAATATGTGACCACGTAATTGTATATTTCGGGCGGGGTCACCATGACGTGCCTGTATACGTAAGGCCCTAAGAGCACGAATACCGTTACCGTGATCGTGTTTAGCACTAGCGTCGTGGTTACGAAAAAGGAAACTATCTTCTTCGCGTAGTCGTAATCCCTGGCGCCAATGGCCTGGCTTATGAAGGCCATGTTCGCCGCTCCGAGACCCTGGACGAGCGCGTTTATGAACATGAAGAAAGGCCAGATCTGCCTTGGAGTGGCATACGCTACCTTACTGTACCTGCTTAGCCAGTATGCATCTGCAACATTGTAGGATACGTGGACTATTTGAACGATCATTAGGGGTAAGCCTAGCCATAAGAGCGTTCTACCAATAGGCCCATTTACCACTCTTTCGCGGTATTCTTCAATTACTCCTATACTGTGCGCCATTTCGTGTCACTATGCTAACTAAGTTAGTTACTAGCGCGCGTTCCAGGACTCTAATTAACCGGAGCAAGGGGTTTTTATTTTTACTCAGCTCACTCCAAGAACAGAGTTGAAAGCACTTCTATGCCGAAATATGCAACCACAAACACGATTACAGACGCTATTAACACTCCGAGTTCTATAGCGAAGACCGCCTTTCTCCTCTCCAATCCAAGCACATACGCCACTAAGCTACCGGTCCAAGCGCCAGTTGCCGGTAGCGGTACGCCTACAAATAGCGTTAGTGCAATATAGCTTTCTTTCCTAATGCTCAGCGCTCTTTTCCTACCCAGGTCTAATAACCAGCTGTAAAGCCGCCTTACAAAGCGGGGGGCGAGCCTGGACTTCATAAGAGCGTCTAACAGGTCTAGTAGCGTGTAGGCTATTAGCGGAACTAGCATGTTACAAAGTACAGAGATCACTACACCCAGGAAAGCTAATGGGGTACCGCCGGCAGATACCATGACGTAGGGTATTGCTCCGCGTACTTCGCTAATAGGTAATAGTGCAAGCAAGCATGCTACAACGAGGTGCGTGCTCATGGCCGAAAACCACCTTGTAACGTTATCGGGAGGTTGAGTTAAAAACCTGCATACTTCAGGAAGCTGTTTAAGAGCGATTGATGTTAAGCGCGGTAAGCGGCTACTCAAAGTGGTATAATGGAATGGGGGCGAAACTATCGCAACAACTACTTGTAGGGGTAGAGCACGTCAAAGCACACCTAGTCATAGGACTTAACCGGGCTTTTCACAGTGATGGTTTTCATAAAGCCTCTTTTAATAGTTAACTTTAACACCACGTTTTCGACACCGAGTAGTTGGGGCAACTGCTTAACCGAGTCTACGAGCTCTTCGAGCCCATTGCCATCTATGTGAGTAGTAATTACCTTTACGAGTACCGGGTAGCGGATTTTGCTCTCCAGCGTGCCCGGACCATCCATTTCAACGAGTACCATACATGCGCTCGTCCCCCGTTCTTCGTAGCACACTTCGGCTACGAGCCTTTCACGCGCTTCCCGAACCGGTATGCGAACCCACTCAACCTTAGTTGTGATAAGTCCTGGTTTAAAGTAAGCATCTGCCCTTACAAACCCCTCTTCGTAGTAGAGTTGTACCTGTGATGTTGCGTTGACGGTTTCCGTGTTAAGGCATGCTATTAAAGTGTCTTTAAATTCTCCACTAGTAATTCTCACGGCTGGTAGCACGGCGGTGAAGGTACCACCTCCTTTCAACACTAGAGGGGGTTTCTGACACAAGTCCCTTAGTACGAGGTCATGTGCTTCTACGAGCACCTTACCGCCGTGCCACCTAACGTTCCAATGCCCCGTATACAGGTACCCTCTACTCAGAGTTCCTGTAACGATAACTGTGCCTGCTTCGAAGGTTTGCTTCGTGGGGAATGAAACCACGTTCTTGTCGAGCCTCGTGCTCAGCTTCAATCTAGCTACAGCGGCTCTTCTACGCGCACCACCTCGAACTCTACGTGTAGCGGCAAGCACTAGTAATAGGATCGTCAGTATCTGGATCAACATTGTTATGACTCCGGGCACCCATTGTAATGGCAATTTAGCACCTATTTAACTAGTCTCCGGGGCTTCTTTACGCCTACCCTTAATGGAATTTTCGATGACGCTTTCTGATATCTCTATTATCTCTTCGAGGTCTTTCCCGGACAGGTCTTTGTACTTGCCTCTACGCAGATATACCGATACCAAAGCCTCCGATTTAAGTCCATACTCGGTTGCGAAATCGTCGAATGGCATTGACTTTTCGTATACGACCTTACCATCCTTGACGTCGACGACCTCTATTGTATCTTCTATTTCAGTACCCGCTGAGGGGAATACCTCGATCTTATCAACGAACACGTTCACGTCGCTCTCCAGGATTCCTTTACTTGAAAGCCTACTGGCCACCTCTTCCTTGATGCGCTCTTTAATAGCCTCTTGAACCCTTTCCCCGATCTCGCCAAACAGCACGTTGGCCGTTTCTAAATCATATGTAAATCTCTTCACAAGCTTCCACACAGGCTTTCTCTGGTAAAAGAGGCTTTCAAGGGCTATCCTGGCAAATGATTTATCCTCGCACTCGTACTCGTCTGGGCTTTTAACGAGTAGTTCCTGTAGCTTGGAGTAAAGGGAGTGGTCTGTTAGAGTAAAGTATTTTACTAGTCTCTCGGGTGACGTAAGCACCTCCTCTAGCACTCTTGCAATGTAGCTCTTAGTGCACTCCAGCAAAGACCCGATCGTCTCTATGAACGCGACGTTAACTGGGTGTAGGTAGACGTACTTGTACATTAACTTCCTCGCATCGAAAAGCCTCGAAACCTCGTCTAGGGCCTTCGAGGAAACAGCCAGCACTAGCTTATCGTCTTTCTCCAATATGAACGAGTTTCTGACGATCCAGTCATCGTTTATTTGTCCTATGGGAACGCCAGTAAAGTAGCTGTCTCTCTTCAAATAGTCCATTATGTCGCTCGTGTATATGTAATCCCTGATAACCATCCTCACTATTCTTTCGAAACCGCTACTGCCCGCGGGCTTGTAGAAGTCCTTAATGCTTATTCTGCCTTTCGAGGAGAGGTCTGTGAAGTTCCTCACGCCTTGAGGTGGTTTCATACCGGCGTCCAGCAGGTCAAGCAGATAGTCCACCTCCACGCCGAGGTATGCCTTGTTCCTGAGCGCGATCTTCTCAATGAGCTCCTTGATGAAATCCCTGTAAATGATGTACCCGACTACTTCGTGGTTTCCAACTCTATAGCCTAAAAACCTCCTTGTCCTGTAAACGTGCTTGTCGAAAGCGTGGCTAAAGGGACCGTGACCTATATCGTGAAGTAGCCCCAGTATCCGCGCGGCCAGTACTATCTCTTTGTACTTCTTACGCAGTTCCTCAACCGCCTTACTTGAGATAATCGAGGCGTAAACCGACCTCAGGAGGAAGGTTATGTACTTGTAGGAGGAATACATCACCCCTAGTGAGTGGGAGAAACGAGTATGGGTTGCACCGGGATACACAAAATGAGCTGCCTGCAACTGGTAGATGTACCGTAACCTTTGGAGAACCCAGGAATCCATTATAACGCCTTCTAGTTCTTTAATGTAATCAATGTACCCGTATATGGGATCCCTAACCTGCCCATTAAATGATGTAACGGTAAAATGCCCGTGTTCGCTCCACTTCTCCGAGACCATCGAATCACCTATGGATAAGAGATGCCCATTACGGTACACCCGACGCTCTAGATCATGTAGAGTTATGTACTCGATTCCTATAAAGCATACCAGTACGAAGTTTGAAATAGGGGTCTTCCAGGAAGAAGCCTTGTTTACATCTCGGACATACTACTAGTACGGGTCTTTCGCGTTCTTCCTTCTCGACCTCGGAGTCTACGAGGTAGAGCGTTACTTCATATATATACGAAAAGTCCTCTCTACTGCCCTCAAAGCCGCAGAAAGGGCACTTTAAAACCTTGCACTCACTCAAACCAGGCCACCTAAAAGCAGCTTCGAATCGGGACGGTAATATGTTATAGTAACTCACTGCTAACCTATTGATTAATTTTTCAAATAATAATATTCGCGTAAGCTAATATAAAGTAATACTTAAAAACCCCTCTCTTAATATTTGTAAACAGGGTGAGCGGGGTGCCAGGTACAATACCCCTTATAGGTGAAAGGTTCCCCGAAATAACCGTTGAAACAACTCACGGAGTGAAGAAGCTGCCAGAAGACTATAAGGGCAAGTGGCTAGTACTGTTCAGCCACCCCGCTGACTTCACACCCGTCTGTACTACCGAGTTCGTGGCATTCGCTAAGAGAGTAGAAGACTTCAAGAAGCTTAACGCCGAGCTACTAGGACACAGCGTGGACAGCGTCTACTCTCACATCAAGTGGGTTGAGTGGATTAAGGAGAAACTGGGCGTTGAGATACCTTTCCCCGTGATCGCGGACCCCAACGGCGAGGTGGCCAGGAAGCTGGGCTTCTTACACGCGCAAAGCGCTACCCACACCGTTAGAGCGGTCATCTTAGTAGACCCTGAAGGCGTTATAAGAGCGGTGCTGTACTACCCCCAGGAGGCCGGTAGGAACATAGACGAGATCCTGAGGTTACTAAAGGCACTACAAATAAACACTCAATATAGAAGAGCATTACCGGCTAACTGGCCGAATAACGAACTAGTAGGAGACGCCGTCATAGTGCCACCAGCGAGAACCGTCCAAGAAGCGCAGGAAAGGCCAAAGCGATTTAAGTGCTACGACTGGTGGCTTTGCTACGAAGAAGGAAAAATACCGCTGGAGGAAGTGGCTGAAGTTAGAAAATGGCTTGAAAGGGCCGCTAAACCCGTCCAATAAGCTACCTAGTTTTTCTTAACTTCTTTTTCCACCATATCCGTAAAGGTTAAAACATCTCCTTATCCTGTTCGTACTCTCTACCTACTTTGAGCGAGATGCTGGCCTTGGCGAGCTCGTAGCCGAGGTAAAAGCAGTGCTCGTAAAGCGATACCAGGTTCCTTCTAATAACCTCCGCGAATATTGCGTAGGGGTCTCTCCCCCTGATCTCTAAACTAGGCTTCAGGGCCCCGGGCTCATAGTGCTGCAACAGTATCTCACCCTTTTCGTGGTTTACGGCGATCTTGAAGTACCCCCTAGGGTCGTGCCTAAGCGGTAGCCTCTCTACGGCGTTAACGATTACTTCGGCGCGTGGTAAGGGGGTAACCGCTCTTCTTTTACTCTTAGCTACAAGCATGTTTGTCGACAGGTCCTTTGGGGGCCTCTTCAGCTCTCTGGCTAGTACTGCCATGTCTAGTGCCTTCCTCAGCTCTTTCACTGATCCGCGCGTCTTCGCGCTTTCCTCCGTGGTCAAGTATAGTTCAATTCCAAGCTCGACTCCTATAAATGCCAGTAATGCATTCAACCCAATGCTATCAACGTCAACAAGCTCTGTGACATTGCCCGTACCCATGAGCACCGGTGTGTTAGGCATTTCGCGCTTAGCCAGGGCATATGCTTCGAGGGATTCTACGAGGCCCTGTAGCGGCGGCATTAGGAGAGGATCTACTATGAGCTTCTCGAATCCCCTTTCTTCGAGGTGGGCAATGCGCTTTTTCAACAAATCTATGCGATCGCGTGGAGATCCCGTCGTTGCCGTTAGTACTAGCGGCTTCTCCCTTATAAGGCTCCTGTAATCTACTAATCTCTCAGCGCTTTCGACGGGCACTCCATTGATGAAATCGACGATCTCAGCTACCTTGATTACGAGATTAAAGTCTACCGAATCCACTCCTATGGGCTTCGCGAGGAGTTCACGCGCGTGCTTCACTATTCTAACCGATTCTTCCACGTCAAACCCGTATGGAAAGCCCAGGGACACAGCATCGGCGTGTTTGAAAGCCTCCTTGTAACGCTCTAAGTCATCTGGGCTTTTTGCGTATGCTTCGAGAATTACTAGTGGGTAATCCGAGGTGACCCTTAAGCTCCCGATCGTGAATACCCCGGTCCCCTGCGCTCTAGCCTTGACTTTGTTGAGTATTTCTTGCTCGCGCTTCTCGGTGTACTCCCTTAAAACCTCGTCAGCAGGTATTACAGGCGAGAACTTTACCCCCTCAAGCAGAGCCTTAACCATTAATGGTAGGTCATAGACGTAGCGAGGGCCCTTAATAACCGGTATGCCGAAAGAGCTTGAAACGCTTGACATGTCTCCATCAGCGTATCCGGGCACGATAATGATGTCAACCCCACCGAGCCTGCTCCTGTGCCGGGGTAACTCCCTTAAGAGGTAGTTCACATTAATCATCGCTGCGACGGGTATAGGGAGCTCTAAAACGTCCACCTCAACTCCGAGCTCCCTTCGCGTCTTCTCGGCTACCTCAACTACGTGTTTGTAAGCAAGCCTACCTGTTACTAATAGTAGCTTCACGCGGTAACACCAAGTAATTCTTTGACCTGCTCGGGACGCGAAAGAACCGTGACCCCGGTAATGCTCTGCAGCTTCTTCACGATCTCGAGATAAAATGGAGCAGGCTTAACGACTATTTCAACGTTGAATTTCACCGCGCCGTGCGGGCACGCAGCTAAGCACGCGTAGCATCTATTGCACTTGATGACGTTAACCGCTACCTTGTAATAAGGGTGCTCTCTTAATGCCCCCGTAGGACACGCGTTAGCGGCATAGCATAGATTGCACGGCCTACACCTCTCCCGGTCGATAACTAGGGGTACCGTGCTCTTAACCTCGTAGGCGTCTACTGGCAAAATGTAGAGTGGTGTTCTTGTTTTCAAAGCGTGCATTGCAAGCGTTGAAACCAAACTATCCGCCACTCCATTAACTATCTTGCTCACAGTATTCATCGTCGCCGGTGACACGATTACACAAGAGTACGTGCCCAGGTAAAGTCTACCCGTAGAGGGGAACCCGGGCGGCTCCGAGCTCTCATATATGATTCCCGTTGGGTAATCCCCTACGAGTGCGTTTTCGAGCTTTCCGCGAAGACCGTACATCTCTAGCACGGTCTCGCCTGCCTTAGAAACAAAGGCAGTAATCTTGATTCCACGAATTACGAGCTCCTCTATTACCTTAACACTCTCTTCGAGAAGTGCCCCGGCACCCGTTATGCCCCACGCTACCGCGTTATGCGTTTAAACCACCTCTTCTACCTCTTCTATGTAGCCCAGAGTGTACTTTAGCTCGGGAATGTACCTCAACCTCGCTACAACTCTGCATTTTCCGTACCTCACTACGATCCTGGCGTCGACGTGCATAGATTTCAGTGTTACGTAGCTATATGGCGAGGTATTTCGCGGAAGCTCGACGTTTATTTTCACATCCACTTCTTCTCTGAACGGTTGCGCCAGTAGAGACCTCTTAATAGCTTCCTCGAGTATTTTTAAATCCTCAGCGTTCCTGACTGGTATACCGGTGAACTGGTGTACGAGTGTGCCAATGGCTATTCCAGCCTCGAAGACTGCGCGATCCCTACTAGTAACCTTTGGAGAAAAGTACTTAGTGGCGGGGTCCTCCAATCACTTCACCTAAGGTCAGTACCTCCATACCTTTATCTCTAAGTAGTGAAATGAGCATCCTGGCGATGCCGAGCTTCACTGACTTGATCGCCGGGTTTCCGGCTACCTTTCCGGGGCAACTATGTGGTTTTTCGAAGTCAAACCCAACTAGTATAGCCCTTCTATACCCGGCACAGTAGAGTAGGAAAAGCGCCCGATCGCCGTCTGTAAAACCACCAAAATTGTATACTAAAGGCCTCGGCTCGACTTGTGTGGAGCCTATTAAAGGACCTTTAAAAGCCGTGATGTAGTCGAGCCTATCTATGTTATCCCCGTGAGCATGAACAACTAAGATTGAGCCCTTACTAGAGGACTCTACTAGGGAGCGCAGCTCCGCGTCCAGGTCCGTTGCCACGACGTCAGGTACCAACCCCGCATCCAGCAGTATTCCCGCCGCCCCGTCAGCGGCAACTAAGAGTAACTCGCGTCTATGGTAATGTGCCTTGACGTACTCTAGTTCGAGGTATGCGTTTTTCCCACAACCAACGACAACTGTAACCTCCCTACCAGCAATCTTCTCGAAGAGGTACTCAGCTTCCATGCCTTTACTCGTTTTCAGCAAAATACTACTCAGAAGATCAGCTGCTTCTTGGTCTTTTTCAAAGTTCAAACCCGGAAGCCTGCTACTGATGTACCTGTAAATTTTTACCCACTCGTTTCTGTCTATGAACCAGGCCAACAAATCACCACTCTTTAATTGAGCTATAGTAACCATTATCTAGTTTAGTAGTGAATGATATATAAGTTACTTAGCTAAATAAATTAATGGTGTGTACCATGTGTCATCACCATCACCACCACGAACACCACTGGAGGCACCCGGAATTCCCGAGAACGAGGTTTGGCTTTCCACTCCGGGGACTCCTCCATTTAATCATCTTAAAGGCCCTTGGAGAGAAGCCGATGAGGGGTATTGACGTACAAAAGTATATCAAAGAGAAATTCGATTTTGACATTCCAAGCGCCGCCGTGTACGTGATCTTGAAAGGCCTCGAGGAGAAGGGCCTCGTATACTCTAAGTGGGATAAAGATGCTGAAGGATCTCCAGTAAAACTATACTACGCAACGGGCGAAGGCAAGGACTACTTAAAGGATAAAATAGAGGCCATCAAGTCCCTTAAGAAGGTATTAGACTATCTAACAACGAGCACTTAAGCGAGTTTACAGCTCACATTCACCATACATTACTTTTTTATTTGAACCCGAAGCATTAGTTGTAAGTTCACGTTAACGTGCAGGTTCATCTGAAAAGCTTTTAAACCCAATTTAGCTACCTTAAGAATAATGCTGGCTATATAATTCTATATAGTTTATATAGGTGTAGCCGTTGCTAGCGGTGCTCATCGCCATAATCGCGGCGGGTTTTACGCTTTCATTATTAAATGGAGCTAATTGTGCGGGTAACGTAGTTGGCTTGGTTTCAGGCTTCAGGGGGAAGAGTGCCAAGATCGTCACTCTACTCAGCCCATTGTCCATATTTACCGGGGCTTTAATGGCGGGGAGCTTCGTGTCTCACACATTCATTGAAGGCATACTAGACTACACTACGGGTAGCCAGGGGCTTGTAGCTAAGACGGTCTTCTCCGTTTTCCTTTCAACTCTTACCTGGACCTTGATAGCACTAGTGCGCAAAGCACCTATTAGCGTGAGCCAGGTAGCTGTAGGTAGCATGCTGGGCTCAGCGTTTTCTCTATGTAGGCTATCATGCGTGAACTGGACGAACGTGGTTTTCATTGTGGTATCGTGGCTTCTAACTCCCTTAACCTCGATGTCCATTTCACTGGTGCTCTACAGGGTACACGTGCGCATGAAGGAGGATCGCGGTGACCTTTACGCGGTAATTGGGGCTTCGCTGTACCTCTTTGCCGTATTAGCGATTGTACAGTACCTCTTATACGCAAACGTCATCGAGAGGCTGCTGGCCACTGTAACCTCGTTGATAACGTCGTCAATCGCGTCTACTTCGCATGCCGTATACGTGTATTTGGGACGAAGGGGAAAAGGCGATTTCCGCGGCCGTGCGTATAGAATCGCTGTACTTACCATCTCTTTCATGGTCGCGTTTATTTACGGTGCGCACGATGTTGCAAACGTGGCCGGCCCACTCTCAGTAGTTCTCCTTAAAACCACGCGAGAGGGCACTAACGACGTTCACACCACTTTACCAGTAGCCTTGGCTATATCGGCTACAGGGCTCTCTCTAGGAGCTTTTCTGTGGGGTTATCGGGTAGCTGAAACCATTGGTGCCAAGATAACACCACTGACCATGGAGTCGGGTCTCCTAGCGCAACTGAGCACTTTCCTCACTGTAGCCGTACTAGTAGTTCTAGGCATACCCAGTTCCGTCACGCTCGCGGTGATAGGCTCGGTGACTGGTATAGGTTGTGCTCGAGGCTTGGAATACGTCGATTGGAAGACGTTTTTCAAAGTAATTGTAACGTGGATTCTCGGGGTGCCGGTCACGATTCTACTCTCAGCTATATCGCTTACGGTCTTGAAAACAGCTTCATGAGCAGGTGAACGAGGGGGACATCACCGAGAACAAGCAGTAGTAGCACGCCGAGAAATAGGTGGAATATGAATGGTATTCCCGGCGATACCCAAATGTAGGTTTCCTCGCTCAGTACGCCCTGGTCCACGAGCTTTCTGAGTACACTTGCCTGGTCTTCATCTATCCTCGCTAGGAGTCTATACCTGACTAGAACCTCTGTACCCGAAACAGTGAACTCCTGTAC
The Desulfurococcaceae archaeon DNA segment above includes these coding regions:
- a CDS encoding flavoprotein — encoded protein: MTGAGALLEESVKVIEELVIRGIKITAFVSKAGETVLEMYGLRGKLENALVGDYPTGIIYESSEPPGFPSTGRLYLGTYSCVIVSPATMNTVSKIVNGVADSLVSTLAMHALKTRTPLYILPVDAYEVKSTVPLVIDRERCRPCNLCYAANACPTGALREHPYYKVAVNVIKCNRCYACLAACPHGAVKFNVEIVVKPAPFYLEIVKKLQSITGVTVLSRPEQVKELLGVTA
- a CDS encoding small multi-drug export protein codes for the protein MSTHLVVACLLALLPISEVRGAIPYVMVSAGGTPLAFLGVVISVLCNMLVPLIAYTLLDLLDALMKSRLAPRFVRRLYSWLLDLGRKRALSIRKESYIALTLFVGVPLPATGAWTGSLVAYVLGLERRKAVFAIELGVLIASVIVFVVAYFGIEVLSTLFLE
- a CDS encoding MATE family efflux transporter, translating into MAHSIGVIEEYRERVVNGPIGRTLLWLGLPLMIVQIVHVSYNVADAYWLSRYSKVAYATPRQIWPFFMFINALVQGLGAANMAFISQAIGARDYDYAKKIVSFFVTTTLVLNTITVTVFVLLGPYVYRHVMVTPPEIYNYVVTYSSIISLDLFLSGLYLCYSTIFQAMGDTRTPSRAGIVSSLINIVLDPLFIFGVRYGDDVLVPEMGVAGAAWATVLSRFTGFLIVLRALFKRYPFLKTRLTLNIEREWLIRSVKIGAPVALMMMSNSMAFMLQNRLINSFGAYVTAAAAIGFVLMDLADAALWGFTSSVATMVGQALGAHLEERARKVVKTAMLYIGTCTFTGSAVILVFRSLFIGFFTDVPEIAREADLFVQYFAPTLAFFAVFFIGMSIGRGSGHTLYPTIIGVIRLWGLRIGLGYLLAFVLEIGTLGLWTSMAFSNFVGGLAIVPWALRGNWTKPVIRRRAFT
- a CDS encoding 6-hydroxymethylpterin diphosphokinase MptE-like protein, with product MVTIAQLKSGDLLAWFIDRNEWVKIYRYISSRLPGLNFEKDQEAADLLSSILLKTSKGMEAEYLFEKIAGREVTVVVGCGKNAYLELEYVKAHYHRRELLLVAADGAAGILLDAGLVPDVVATDLDAELRSLVESSSKGSILVVHAHGDNIDRLDYITAFKGPLIGSTQVEPRPLVYNFGGFTDGDRALFLLYCAGYRRAILVGFDFEKPHSCPGKVAGNPAIKSVKLGIARMLISLLRDKGMEVLTLGEVIGGPRH
- a CDS encoding HD domain-containing protein encodes the protein MVSEKWSEHGHFTVTSFNGQVRDPIYGYIDYIKELEGVIMDSWVLQRLRYIYQLQAAHFVYPGATHTRFSHSLGVMYSSYKYITFLLRSVYASIISSKAVEELRKKYKEIVLAARILGLLHDIGHGPFSHAFDKHVYRTRRFLGYRVGNHEVVGYIIYRDFIKELIEKIALRNKAYLGVEVDYLLDLLDAGMKPPQGVRNFTDLSSKGRISIKDFYKPAGSSGFERIVRMVIRDYIYTSDIMDYLKRDSYFTGVPIGQINDDWIVRNSFILEKDDKLVLAVSSKALDEVSRLFDARKLMYKYVYLHPVNVAFIETIGSLLECTKSYIARVLEEVLTSPERLVKYFTLTDHSLYSKLQELLVKSPDEYECEDKSFARIALESLFYQRKPVWKLVKRFTYDLETANVLFGEIGERVQEAIKERIKEEVASRLSSKGILESDVNVFVDKIEVFPSAGTEIEDTIEVVDVKDGKVVYEKSMPFDDFATEYGLKSEALVSVYLRRGKYKDLSGKDLEEIIEISESVIENSIKGRRKEAPETS
- a CDS encoding dihydropteroate synthase-like protein; the protein is MKLLLVTGRLAYKHVVEVAEKTRRELGVEVDVLELPIPVAAMINVNYLLRELPRHRSRLGGVDIIIVPGYADGDMSSVSSSFGIPVIKGPRYVYDLPLMVKALLEGVKFSPVIPADEVLREYTEKREQEILNKVKARAQGTGVFTIGSLRVTSDYPLVILEAYAKSPDDLERYKEAFKHADAVSLGFPYGFDVEESVRIVKHARELLAKPIGVDSVDFNLVIKVAEIVDFINGVPVESAERLVDYRSLIREKPLVLTATTGSPRDRIDLLKKRIAHLEERGFEKLIVDPLLMPPLQGLVESLEAYALAKREMPNTPVLMGTGNVTELVDVDSIGLNALLAFIGVELGIELYLTTEESAKTRGSVKELRKALDMAVLARELKRPPKDLSTNMLVAKSKRRAVTPLPRAEVIVNAVERLPLRHDPRGYFKIAVNHEKGEILLQHYEPGALKPSLEIRGRDPYAIFAEVIRRNLVSLYEHCFYLGYELAKASISLKVGREYEQDKEMF
- a CDS encoding PadR family transcriptional regulator, which codes for MCHHHHHHEHHWRHPEFPRTRFGFPLRGLLHLIILKALGEKPMRGIDVQKYIKEKFDFDIPSAAVYVILKGLEEKGLVYSKWDKDAEGSPVKLYYATGEGKDYLKDKIEAIKSLKKVLDYLTTST
- a CDS encoding peroxiredoxin; its protein translation is MPGTIPLIGERFPEITVETTHGVKKLPEDYKGKWLVLFSHPADFTPVCTTEFVAFAKRVEDFKKLNAELLGHSVDSVYSHIKWVEWIKEKLGVEIPFPVIADPNGEVARKLGFLHAQSATHTVRAVILVDPEGVIRAVLYYPQEAGRNIDEILRLLKALQINTQYRRALPANWPNNELVGDAVIVPPARTVQEAQERPKRFKCYDWWLCYEEGKIPLEEVAEVRKWLERAAKPVQ
- a CDS encoding dihydroneopterin aldolase family protein, translated to MEDPATKYFSPKVTSRDRAVFEAGIAIGTLVHQFTGIPVRNAEDLKILEEAIKRSLLAQPFREEVDVKINVELPRNTSPYSYVTLKSMHVDARIVVRYGKCRVVARLRYIPELKYTLGYIEEVEEVV
- a CDS encoding inorganic phosphate transporter; protein product: MLIAIIAAGFTLSLLNGANCAGNVVGLVSGFRGKSAKIVTLLSPLSIFTGALMAGSFVSHTFIEGILDYTTGSQGLVAKTVFSVFLSTLTWTLIALVRKAPISVSQVAVGSMLGSAFSLCRLSCVNWTNVVFIVVSWLLTPLTSMSISLVLYRVHVRMKEDRGDLYAVIGASLYLFAVLAIVQYLLYANVIERLLATVTSLITSSIASTSHAVYVYLGRRGKGDFRGRAYRIAVLTISFMVAFIYGAHDVANVAGPLSVVLLKTTREGTNDVHTTLPVALAISATGLSLGAFLWGYRVAETIGAKITPLTMESGLLAQLSTFLTVAVLVVLGIPSSVTLAVIGSVTGIGCARGLEYVDWKTFFKVIVTWILGVPVTILLSAISLTVLKTAS